From a single Acidimicrobiia bacterium genomic region:
- a CDS encoding NUDIX hydrolase, with protein sequence MTDFRVVETTARCRSGFLELVELRVVGSDGESFTRDVVRHPGAVAVVPMEGDAVLMVRQWRAAPGRSLLEVPAGKRDVPGEEPATTASRELVEEIGRRPGRLDWLGAFYNSPGFCDEYTHVYRATELTATERGAVTAEERAMTIERVGIDDVPALIAAGEITDAKSIVGLLLTRQRLERERAERA encoded by the coding sequence GTGACCGACTTCCGCGTCGTCGAGACGACGGCGCGGTGCCGCTCCGGCTTCCTCGAGCTCGTCGAGCTGCGCGTCGTCGGCTCCGACGGCGAGTCGTTCACCCGGGACGTGGTGCGACACCCCGGGGCGGTGGCCGTGGTCCCGATGGAGGGCGACGCCGTCCTCATGGTGCGGCAGTGGCGCGCCGCCCCCGGCCGCAGCCTCCTCGAGGTGCCCGCCGGCAAGCGCGACGTCCCGGGCGAGGAGCCGGCCACGACGGCCTCGCGCGAGCTGGTGGAGGAGATCGGGCGGCGTCCGGGCCGGCTCGACTGGCTCGGCGCGTTCTACAACTCGCCCGGGTTCTGCGACGAGTACACCCACGTGTACCGCGCCACCGAGCTCACCGCCACCGAGCGCGGCGCGGTCACCGCCGAGGAGCGGGCCATGACCATCGAGCGGGTCGGCATCGACGACGTGCCCGCGCTCATCGCCGCGGGGGAGATCACCGACGCCAAGAGCATCGTCGGGCTCCTGCTGACCCGGCAGCGGCTCGAGCGCGAGCGCGCCGAGCGGGCCTGA